The genomic segment TTTGCTTGCCACTCAAGCCTTTGCGGCCGGGTTTCAAGTGAACGAACACTCGGCATCGGGCCTTGGACGTGCCTTTTCTGGTGAAGGTGCGGTGGCCGATAACGCCTCTGTGATTGCCCGTAACCCGGCGGCGATGACCTTGTTTGACAGCGCCGAGTTTTCTGGTGCCCTGTCTTACATCGATCCTGAAATTGATGTTACTAACAAAACTAATGGCCAAGAATCGAAAGACGTGGCACCGTCACAAATCGTTCCGGCTGCCTATTACCTCTCACCGATCAATGAGCAATGGGCTTGGGGGATTGGCCTATTCACTTATTACGGCGTTGCCACCGATTACCCAGATGATACCACCGCGGGCACCAATGCCGGTGACACCTCTTTGGTGAGTGTCAACCTCAACCCGAGTCTGGCCTATCGCATCGATGAGCAATGGAGTGTCGGCGCAGGCTTAAACCTTGTCTATGCCAAGGCAGAATTGAACCGAACTTATGGCGATATTGGCGCCTCTGTTGGGGCATCAGCCTCTGATAACTTTGTCAGCATGGAAGGGTCAACCTGGGGCTATGGTTGGAATGTCGGCGCGATGTACGAGTACAACGAACACAACCGCTTTGCCGCCACTTACCGCTCAAAAGTCGATCTAGAATTTGATGGCGATTACAGCAACAGTTTATTCGGTGTTGATACAGAAGCCGAACTTGATGTTCCCCTACCAGCCATTTTTGAGCTGTCGGCTTACCACCGTTTGAATGAGTCTTGGGCAATTCACTATGGGTGGCAATGGACCGAGTGGAGTGATTTTACTGATCTAACCGCATCTTCTGATAACTGTACGTTTAATGCTGGTACCTGCTTTAACAAAGATGAGTCTTATGAAGACAACAACCGCTACTCGATTGGCGCGACCTACTTCTTGAATCCAAATTGGATTCTGCGTGCCGGGTTTGCCTACGACGAGCAAGCGGGCAAATCAACCTTGAGTATCCCAGATACCGACCGTTACTGGTACAGTGCCGGCTTTACTTACATTCACAATCCAAAATGGTCGGTGGATGTTGGTATGACATTGATTGATACTAAAGACATCGAATTTGATGAAACCAGCAGCTCAGGTGTCACATACGACTACAGTTCAGAAGGTATTACTTACATTGGCGCTGTGCAGGTCAACTACAAGTTCGACTAACACGCTTCATAGTACATAAATTGGCAAAAGCAGGGTTCGTCCCTGCTTTTTTATTGTCGGTACTTTTTCATCCGCTTTGTTAGGGGATTTTTTCTTTTTACTGAGATTTTGTCATTTCAGCTTCAATAAATCGTGATATAGTGAAACCACTTGAATAACAATAAGTCACCATCACTTTCAGAAAGGAACTCACATGGCAAAGGTACACTTTATTGGCGGAGAAAAAGGCGGCGTCGGCAAATCGATGACCGCGCGTTTGTTAGCGCAATTTCACATTGATCAGCAACGCCCTTTTTTAGGCTTTGATTGCGATGCCTCTCATGGCACTTTTTCACGCTTTTACCGCGATTTTGCCGCACCGATTATCGTTGGCGATGAAGAAAGCCTCGATGGCCTGCTCACCGTGATTGAAGAAAATCCAGACAAGGATTTGATTATTGATCTCGCCGCGCAAACCGCCAATCCGATTGGTCGTTGGATAGAAGAAACTCAAGTGTTTGATTTGCTCGACGAGCTCGGTCATCAAGTGTACTGGTGGCACGTGATGGACGACGGTTTTGATTCTGTCTCACTATTGGCGGGCATCTTAGAAAAATACCAAGCAGAGCCGGTGTCGTTTGTGGTGGTCAAAAACTACGGTCGCGGTCAGAACTTCACTAAGTTTGAACAATCCCCGGCTTTTGAGCGCGCATTAGCCCAGCAAGCCATCATCATTGATTTGCCTAAATTACAAACCAAACTGACGCAAAAAATTGATTTTAACAACACCAGTTTTTGGGCCGTGGCCAACGACCGCAGCCTGATGAACATCGCTGAGCGTCAACGTATGAAAGTGTGGCTTAAAAACGCCTATCAATCGCTGGCCTTTTTGCAACAGCCCACGTTAGCACAATCAAACCAACAAGATGAGCAACCTGAGCCGCAGCCAGAAGAGCACGTCCAATGGCAAACGCAAGAGGTTCCGCTCAGCCACTCAACAGAGCAGCACTAAGCCGCGGCTGAAAAAGCCAGCGCGAGGAAGTAAAAGCTTGCTCGCTTGACCGTCGCGATAGAGACCGGCTCGCGCTAAAGGGGCCGGTCAATCGTCCTTTTCATCTTCGCTTTTAGCGCTGTAGAGCGTTAGAGCCACAAGCGTGACGTTTTCCTGGCTTAAAAATTGGCGTTATCGACCATAGTTAAAAATCGTTTGAACCCTTCACTGGCCACATATCGATTGGCAAAATTGACCACACTTGGCGAGATCGGCTTATCGTAATGCCAGTTTTCTTTCGCCTGTTGAAAGCTCAATGGGCCGCAGTTGGCTTGGATTTGCTCGTCGTCTTTAAGATCCAGTTGAGCGTAAAAGCTGCTGGCATAGCCGATTTCATCCACCATCGACAAAGGCATCAAATAACGGCGATGGACTAAGCGTTTGCCTTGTTTATCACTCTCATCGACCGGTAAAGCATTGAGGGTCTTTTCTTCGCCATTAATGAAGACATGCAAAGACTCCCCATCAATAATTTCTGCCCCTTCGGTGCGATTGGCGACACTAAATGGCAAGGTCACCGTCACTTGTACTTGAGCGTTGTCGTGCTCTTGTTTGCCCTGATAGAGCTCAAACCCCATATTGGGCTGACAGTAGAGTTTCGACATGGTAAGGGATTGTGTTTTGCCCTCCCCGTCTTGGGCAATCGAGGGTACATTGTAAAGCTTGGCCATCATGCCTTCGAGCCCGGTTGCGGGCGGCTCGTCGTTGGTGCGACTTTGGCGACCAGAGTCGACGCTGGCGCAAGCTTGTAACAAGAACAAGCTGCTAAGCAGTACTAAGTTGTATTTTCC from the Vibrio sp. HB236076 genome contains:
- a CDS encoding outer membrane protein transport protein; protein product: MKKLQKTLVASSVLLATQAFAAGFQVNEHSASGLGRAFSGEGAVADNASVIARNPAAMTLFDSAEFSGALSYIDPEIDVTNKTNGQESKDVAPSQIVPAAYYLSPINEQWAWGIGLFTYYGVATDYPDDTTAGTNAGDTSLVSVNLNPSLAYRIDEQWSVGAGLNLVYAKAELNRTYGDIGASVGASASDNFVSMEGSTWGYGWNVGAMYEYNEHNRFAATYRSKVDLEFDGDYSNSLFGVDTEAELDVPLPAIFELSAYHRLNESWAIHYGWQWTEWSDFTDLTASSDNCTFNAGTCFNKDESYEDNNRYSIGATYFLNPNWILRAGFAYDEQAGKSTLSIPDTDRYWYSAGFTYIHNPKWSVDVGMTLIDTKDIEFDETSSSGVTYDYSSEGITYIGAVQVNYKFD